In one window of Desulforhabdus amnigena DNA:
- the pckA gene encoding phosphoenolpyruvate carboxykinase (ATP), producing the protein MSALTPAHPRRKCSVEEQGISNYTRVFYNPTTAQLYEQAVRRKEGLLAHQGPLVVRTGRFTGRAPNDKFIVKDASTADRVWWGEVNRPFDPEHFDRLHQRLLAYLQGRDIFVQDCYSGADEKYHLPIRIITENAWQSLFARNMFLRILDPEALAAFEPEFTLISAPHFSANPVTDHTHSGAFILMDFTKNLILIGGTGYGGEVKKSIFTVMNYLLPQKGVLPMHCSANIGKDGSSAIFFGLSGTGKTALSTDPERQLVGDDEHGWSENGIFNFEGGCYAKVIFLSPEAEPQIYQSLGRFGTVLENVAIDSKFRRLDLYDTSITENTRAAYPIGFIENASPTGLAPHPRHIVMLTCDAFGVLPPISKLTTRQAMYHFLSGYTAKVAGTEADIVEPQTTFSTCFGSPFMPLPPIVYADMLGRRIQEHGSTCWLINTGWTGGGFGIGSRISIKYTRRMVHAALGDRFQQVEFETEPYFGLSIPRQCPGVPSEVLNPIHTWKDKEAYERQAEDLRNRFRTNFKQFESQVDPELLALI; encoded by the coding sequence ATGTCGGCATTGACCCCCGCTCATCCCAGGCGAAAATGCTCCGTGGAAGAACAGGGCATTTCGAACTATACGAGAGTCTTTTACAACCCCACCACGGCCCAACTCTATGAACAGGCTGTACGGAGAAAGGAAGGTCTACTGGCTCACCAGGGCCCCCTGGTGGTCCGCACGGGCCGTTTCACGGGGAGGGCACCCAATGATAAGTTCATTGTCAAGGACGCATCAACCGCCGACAGGGTCTGGTGGGGTGAAGTGAACCGCCCGTTTGATCCTGAACATTTCGACCGTCTCCACCAGCGTCTTCTGGCCTATCTCCAGGGCAGAGACATTTTCGTTCAGGACTGCTATTCCGGCGCCGACGAAAAGTACCACCTGCCCATTCGCATCATCACTGAAAACGCATGGCAGAGTCTTTTCGCGCGCAACATGTTCCTGCGTATCCTCGACCCTGAAGCGCTGGCTGCCTTCGAACCGGAATTCACCCTCATTTCGGCCCCTCACTTTTCCGCCAATCCCGTTACGGATCATACTCATTCAGGGGCTTTCATTCTGATGGATTTTACGAAAAACCTCATCCTTATCGGCGGTACCGGCTATGGAGGAGAGGTCAAGAAGTCCATCTTCACGGTCATGAATTACCTGCTGCCTCAAAAAGGGGTTCTCCCCATGCACTGCTCGGCCAATATCGGAAAAGACGGCTCATCCGCCATCTTTTTCGGACTCTCGGGCACCGGGAAGACAGCGCTCTCCACCGACCCCGAACGTCAACTCGTGGGAGACGACGAGCACGGGTGGAGCGAAAATGGAATTTTCAACTTCGAGGGAGGATGCTACGCCAAGGTGATTTTTCTATCCCCGGAAGCGGAACCCCAGATTTATCAATCCCTCGGGCGATTCGGTACCGTCCTGGAGAATGTGGCGATCGATTCCAAATTCCGGCGTCTCGATCTTTACGATACATCCATCACAGAAAATACCCGGGCCGCTTATCCCATCGGTTTCATAGAGAATGCATCCCCAACGGGACTGGCGCCCCATCCCCGGCACATTGTCATGCTCACTTGCGACGCCTTTGGTGTGCTGCCGCCCATTTCGAAGTTGACCACCCGCCAGGCCATGTATCATTTCCTCTCCGGATACACTGCCAAAGTGGCTGGAACGGAAGCGGATATCGTGGAACCCCAGACCACCTTCAGCACCTGTTTCGGATCCCCCTTCATGCCCCTTCCCCCCATCGTCTACGCCGACATGCTGGGCCGGAGAATTCAGGAACATGGCAGCACGTGCTGGCTGATCAACACCGGCTGGACTGGAGGAGGGTTCGGCATCGGAAGCCGCATCTCCATAAAGTACACGCGGAGGATGGTCCATGCCGCTCTTGGTGACCGGTTTCAACAGGTGGAATTTGAAACGGAACCCTATTTCGGTCTTTCCATCCCCAGGCAATGTCCAGGAGTTCCGTCGGAAGTTCTGAACCCCATTCATACGTGGAAAGACAAGGAAGCCTATGAGCGGCAGGCGGAAGATCTCCGGAATCGGTTCCGCACCAACTTCAAGCAATTCGAGTCGCAGGTGGACCCGGAACTCCTTGCTCTCATTTAA
- a CDS encoding DUF3313 domain-containing protein → MKAKPSEGAGFVPVQEMTKREDLPFHKTWVKAGVDWKKYKTLYIKDVNTQYLLEAEWWQQSMRQDKMEADVQEIATYMKQQFETAFRNDPQNRFEVVESPAAGSLLLEMALTELVPSKPVLEALSIVAPYGSGIAVQAAAKESGAKGTVAFEAKIEDADTGEVLAMAADREQGKAAPINLRALTWYKEAEGIIDEWAAQFVQIANRRPGEIVKDSSPFTLKPW, encoded by the coding sequence ATGAAGGCGAAGCCTTCCGAAGGGGCGGGGTTCGTTCCCGTGCAGGAGATGACAAAGCGTGAGGACCTCCCTTTCCACAAAACATGGGTGAAGGCAGGGGTGGACTGGAAGAAGTACAAGACGCTGTACATCAAGGATGTCAATACTCAGTACCTGCTTGAGGCAGAATGGTGGCAGCAAAGTATGCGTCAGGATAAAATGGAAGCAGACGTGCAGGAGATTGCAACGTACATGAAACAGCAGTTTGAGACGGCTTTTCGAAACGATCCCCAGAACCGTTTTGAAGTAGTGGAATCTCCTGCAGCAGGTTCTCTCCTCCTGGAAATGGCCCTTACCGAATTGGTGCCGAGCAAGCCGGTCCTGGAGGCTCTGTCTATCGTCGCTCCCTATGGTTCCGGGATTGCGGTGCAGGCTGCGGCGAAGGAATCGGGTGCTAAGGGGACGGTCGCTTTTGAGGCGAAAATCGAGGATGCGGATACGGGTGAGGTTCTGGCCATGGCTGCGGACCGGGAGCAGGGGAAGGCCGCACCCATCAACCTGAGGGCACTTACCTGGTACAAGGAGGCGGAAGGTATCATTGATGAGTGGGCCGCTCAGTTTGTGCAGATCGCCAACAGGCGCCCGGGTGAGATCGTCAAGGATTCGAGTCCCTTCACCTTGAAGCCCTGGTAG
- a CDS encoding response regulator transcription factor, giving the protein MRDQRSVVYVVDDDPSVLKSLERLLRSEGYDVKTFTSALDFLDFQHPDVPGCLVLDVKMPELGGLELQERLAEKEIAFPIIFITGHGTVPMSVRAMKAGAVDFLEKPFLDKDLLDVVSRAVAADRQAKQEQRELRKLRERLKTLTPREHEVFGLVVTGMLNKQIAYDLGTSEKTIKVHRARIMEKLGAGSLADLVRFAEKLCIRSPEI; this is encoded by the coding sequence GTGAGGGATCAAAGGTCCGTCGTATACGTAGTTGATGACGATCCATCCGTGTTGAAATCCCTGGAGCGGCTGCTTCGATCAGAAGGTTATGACGTCAAGACCTTCACTTCAGCCCTCGATTTCCTGGATTTCCAACACCCGGATGTGCCGGGTTGCCTCGTTCTCGACGTTAAAATGCCCGAACTGGGTGGTCTCGAATTGCAGGAGCGTCTGGCCGAGAAGGAAATTGCGTTTCCTATCATTTTCATTACCGGACATGGGACCGTTCCCATGAGCGTCCGGGCCATGAAAGCCGGCGCGGTTGATTTTCTTGAGAAGCCTTTTTTGGACAAGGACTTGCTGGATGTCGTTTCCAGGGCTGTCGCGGCGGACCGGCAAGCGAAACAGGAGCAAAGAGAACTGAGGAAGCTCCGTGAGCGGCTGAAAACTTTGACCCCACGTGAACATGAAGTCTTCGGGCTTGTCGTTACCGGCATGCTGAACAAGCAGATCGCTTACGATCTTGGAACCAGCGAAAAAACCATCAAGGTGCATCGTGCCCGCATCATGGAAAAACTGGGCGCCGGATCCCTGGCGGATCTTGTCCGTTTTGCCGAAAAATTGTGTATTCGTTCCCCAGAGATTTGA
- a CDS encoding response regulator transcription factor produces the protein MDEKPLTVLVVDDDESVRRAMKRLLMSNGYQVLTFESAESLLQSSLSWDKVCLLLDIRLPTLSGLELYAHLASTGVNCPVIFMTAHDDLQWMERAEEAGAVAFLRKPFGEQSLLSAITLACSRKKGTDAPPG, from the coding sequence GTGGATGAGAAACCCTTGACTGTGCTTGTTGTGGATGATGATGAGTCGGTGCGAAGGGCTATGAAGAGGTTGCTCATGTCTAACGGGTATCAAGTTCTTACCTTCGAATCCGCCGAAAGCCTGCTGCAATCCAGTTTATCGTGGGACAAGGTCTGCCTCCTCCTGGATATCCGCCTTCCGACCCTATCGGGTCTTGAGCTGTATGCCCACCTTGCTTCCACCGGAGTCAATTGTCCGGTGATTTTCATGACTGCCCACGATGACTTACAGTGGATGGAAAGGGCTGAGGAAGCGGGGGCCGTCGCCTTCCTGCGAAAACCTTTTGGTGAGCAGTCCCTGCTCAGCGCCATTACCCTTGCCTGCAGCAGAAAGAAGGGGACGGATGCTCCCCCTGGCTGA
- a CDS encoding DUF2092 domain-containing protein: MNLRKLFQLAVFMLSASLCAVPGFAAEEPVSGAPGSQTDAKAVLTKMCDFLAQAKQFSVSIHAGYDVLQETGEKIEFGELRKLTLVRPDRIRVDVERSDGETGLVLFDGQEITVFSPKDKAFARAAKPGDVDHAIFYLLNDLQLRLPLAMMFVTRLPSEMERRVRSVEVVEQDTIMDVPCTHLAARTDEVDFQVWIPSQGDPLPRRVVITYKKAMGQPQFRANLSDWNLSPNPPEDFFVFTPPEGVQRIPFLAELEVAKPDVKKVKKGGKQ, translated from the coding sequence ATGAACTTACGAAAACTTTTTCAATTAGCGGTGTTCATGCTGAGTGCGTCTCTGTGCGCGGTCCCTGGATTCGCGGCGGAGGAACCGGTTTCGGGCGCTCCTGGCTCCCAGACTGATGCCAAGGCTGTGCTGACGAAGATGTGTGACTTTCTCGCCCAGGCGAAGCAATTCAGCGTCAGTATTCACGCCGGCTATGATGTGCTCCAGGAAACGGGTGAGAAGATAGAGTTCGGAGAACTTCGCAAACTTACCCTGGTTCGGCCTGACCGTATTCGAGTGGATGTCGAACGGAGCGATGGGGAAACGGGCCTCGTGTTGTTCGATGGACAAGAAATCACTGTTTTCAGTCCCAAAGACAAAGCATTTGCCAGAGCGGCCAAGCCCGGTGACGTGGATCACGCGATCTTCTATCTTCTCAACGATCTTCAGCTTCGGCTGCCTCTTGCCATGATGTTTGTCACCAGGCTGCCCTCGGAAATGGAACGCAGAGTGCGCTCAGTCGAAGTGGTGGAACAGGACACGATCATGGACGTCCCCTGCACTCACCTGGCGGCACGCACCGATGAGGTGGACTTTCAGGTTTGGATTCCATCACAGGGGGATCCACTGCCGCGACGCGTTGTGATCACTTACAAGAAGGCGATGGGACAGCCTCAGTTCAGAGCAAATCTCAGCGACTGGAATCTTTCCCCCAACCCACCCGAAGATTTCTTTGTCTTCACGCCTCCAGAAGGAGTTCAGCGGATTCCATTCCTCGCCGAGCTGGAAGTGGCCAAGCCTGATGTCAAAAAAGTGAAGAAGGGAGGCAAGCAATGA
- a CDS encoding DUF362 domain-containing protein: MNSQVFFTDLRATDAQSLLQKIVHLIEKAGLKKVVKKRGLTAIKIHFGERGNTAFIRPLLVRPVVDAVKQAGGKPFLTDANTLYVGTRGNAVDHLTTAILNGFSPSVVDAPLIIADGIDGRDDVVVPLGLKLCHEAYVGSAIAKADTLISLAHFKLHEAAGFGGAIKNVGMGAASRRGKMAQHSEVAPEIYVKKCIGCGTCMEQCAHGAMSLVDRPEDAPRPFPEAKKVIHIDEKLCVGCAGCIHSCPQEALGINWKTDLPRFMERMVEYTVGALKGKEKRSLFVNFLTQISPACDCHSYADAPIVADIGILASRDPVAIDQASMDLVNAQPPLHSSCIKDSPYKDSDKVKAVYPHIDWQHQLDYAEEVGLGSKSYELIRL; the protein is encoded by the coding sequence ATGAACAGCCAGGTATTCTTCACGGATCTCAGAGCGACGGATGCTCAGAGTCTCTTGCAAAAAATTGTCCATCTCATCGAAAAGGCAGGACTGAAAAAGGTCGTCAAGAAGCGGGGGCTCACAGCCATAAAAATCCATTTCGGGGAACGGGGCAATACCGCCTTCATTCGGCCCTTGCTGGTGCGGCCTGTTGTGGACGCCGTCAAGCAGGCCGGGGGAAAACCTTTCCTCACAGACGCCAATACGCTCTACGTGGGAACTCGCGGCAATGCCGTGGACCACCTCACCACGGCCATTCTGAACGGTTTTTCCCCTTCTGTCGTGGACGCTCCCCTCATCATTGCCGATGGAATCGACGGCAGGGATGATGTGGTGGTGCCTCTCGGCCTGAAACTCTGCCATGAGGCCTACGTGGGATCCGCCATCGCGAAGGCGGACACACTCATCTCGCTGGCGCACTTCAAGCTCCATGAAGCTGCCGGATTCGGAGGCGCCATCAAGAATGTGGGTATGGGAGCAGCGTCTCGGCGCGGAAAAATGGCTCAGCATTCCGAAGTCGCCCCGGAAATCTACGTCAAGAAATGCATCGGTTGCGGAACGTGTATGGAACAATGTGCCCACGGGGCCATGAGCCTGGTGGACCGCCCCGAGGATGCCCCCCGTCCTTTCCCCGAAGCAAAGAAGGTGATTCATATCGACGAAAAGCTCTGCGTGGGATGCGCCGGCTGCATCCACTCTTGCCCTCAGGAAGCACTTGGAATCAACTGGAAAACAGACCTGCCCCGTTTCATGGAGCGGATGGTGGAATACACCGTGGGGGCACTCAAGGGAAAGGAAAAGCGCTCTCTTTTCGTGAACTTCCTGACGCAGATCTCACCCGCCTGCGACTGCCACTCCTATGCGGACGCTCCCATTGTGGCGGACATTGGCATTCTCGCATCTAGAGACCCCGTGGCCATCGACCAGGCATCCATGGACCTGGTGAACGCTCAGCCCCCCCTTCACTCATCCTGCATCAAGGATTCACCATACAAGGACTCGGACAAGGTAAAAGCGGTCTACCCACACATCGATTGGCAGCATCAACTGGATTATGCGGAAGAAGTGGGATTGGGAAGCAAATCATACGAACTGATCCGCTTATAA
- a CDS encoding ATP-binding protein: MPGFVSFDAAFRSTLTDSKDYEFEFYVECMDLTRFPDELYHDKLMDLYREKYSGLKIDLIVADLRASLEFLAEYGPESFHNIPIIYYEQDPKLLVDPMPLPVAAVLAGELDMAGTLTLAMRLHPDVRRVFVVTGASRYDQSLEGMARKVFRGFENQVDLQYLSGLPIEELLHRVSTLPEHSLVFYISIFRDGTGRSFKSPDALALISGQANAPIYSVSETYIGSGIVGGSLLSHSAQGARTGRVALRILAGEKPDNMNSLGESGSQYIFDARQLKRWGIREGNLPQGSDVRYRDFSIWDTYRWQAVGIASILIIQTLLVSNFIISLRKRRRAERALRKAADEWRTTFDSIPDLIMVLDNELRIVQVNAATVPFLGFPMDRILGKRYYEAMYAAGAHLDDCPLSRMLETKRHEDAVLYDEKRDAWLFVSADPVLDDKKEITGVVYTVKNVTEYKRAQEAIKASEEFNRAVLASLKNYVAILDKNGTILAVNEAWEKFAHQQSGVTSLAGLGPGVNYLEECRRSIQSPGDFAAQILDGIQSVLDGKGDTFSLEYPCDSPLESRWLLMKAVPFRNPGGGVVISITDISGRKAAELEAQLRREELAHITRIVTVGELATSLAHEINQPLTAILCNAEAAQRFLSRGTPDLDEIQKILDDIIQDDRRAGEVIRRMRALVKKETPRRETVDLNDTVRESIALVRSASSLEGFSLTTELDSELSTVEGDRVQLQQVILNLMLNATAAMRETPPALRKLVIRTAGQGSRAVMVSIRDTGTGIHKKDMDRLFEPFYTTKADGLGMGLSISRTIVSAHGGTIGAENNPEGGATFYFTLPVDRGEQP, encoded by the coding sequence ATGCCCGGGTTCGTCAGTTTTGATGCCGCTTTTCGATCAACATTGACGGACTCGAAGGATTACGAGTTCGAATTCTACGTCGAATGCATGGACCTGACCAGATTTCCGGACGAACTTTACCATGATAAGTTGATGGATCTATACCGTGAAAAATACTCAGGCCTTAAGATTGATCTCATTGTTGCCGACCTGCGCGCATCCCTCGAATTCTTGGCGGAATACGGTCCCGAATCCTTTCATAATATTCCTATAATTTACTACGAGCAGGACCCTAAGCTACTCGTTGATCCAATGCCTTTGCCCGTTGCGGCCGTGCTGGCGGGTGAACTGGATATGGCGGGTACTTTGACTTTGGCCATGCGCCTTCATCCGGATGTCCGCAGGGTTTTTGTCGTGACCGGAGCATCCCGGTATGATCAATCGTTGGAAGGCATGGCCAGGAAAGTCTTTCGTGGTTTCGAAAACCAGGTGGATCTCCAATATCTTTCCGGGCTCCCAATAGAGGAACTCCTCCACCGTGTTTCAACTCTCCCCGAACACTCCCTGGTGTTTTATATCTCTATTTTTCGAGATGGTACCGGAAGATCTTTCAAGTCCCCCGATGCCCTGGCCCTCATTTCCGGGCAGGCGAACGCACCGATTTACAGTGTTTCTGAAACGTACATCGGTTCAGGGATTGTGGGCGGTTCCCTGCTCAGTCACTCCGCCCAGGGAGCCAGGACGGGCCGGGTGGCGCTTCGCATACTCGCCGGGGAAAAGCCGGACAACATGAATTCTCTCGGGGAAAGTGGGAGTCAGTATATATTCGATGCGCGTCAACTCAAACGTTGGGGGATCCGAGAGGGGAATCTGCCTCAGGGCAGCGATGTGCGTTACAGGGATTTTTCCATATGGGACACATACCGTTGGCAGGCCGTTGGAATCGCTTCGATTCTAATCATCCAGACACTTCTCGTATCCAACTTTATCATCAGTCTTCGGAAGCGACGCCGGGCCGAACGTGCCCTTCGGAAAGCCGCTGACGAGTGGCGGACTACTTTTGACTCCATTCCGGATCTGATCATGGTCCTCGACAACGAATTGCGAATAGTCCAGGTCAATGCGGCCACTGTGCCGTTCCTTGGGTTCCCTATGGACAGAATCCTGGGCAAACGCTACTACGAGGCGATGTATGCAGCCGGCGCGCACCTTGATGATTGTCCTTTGTCAAGGATGTTGGAGACCAAAAGACATGAAGATGCGGTTCTTTATGATGAGAAAAGGGATGCGTGGCTCTTTGTCTCCGCTGACCCGGTCCTCGATGACAAAAAGGAAATCACGGGCGTCGTTTACACCGTCAAGAACGTCACCGAGTACAAACGTGCTCAAGAAGCCATAAAGGCTTCCGAAGAATTCAACCGGGCTGTTCTGGCGTCCCTGAAGAATTATGTTGCAATCCTGGACAAGAACGGGACGATCCTCGCCGTGAATGAGGCATGGGAGAAGTTTGCCCACCAACAAAGCGGCGTCACTTCGCTTGCTGGATTGGGTCCCGGAGTCAACTACCTGGAGGAGTGCCGGCGATCTATCCAATCGCCTGGGGATTTTGCCGCCCAGATCCTCGATGGCATCCAGTCTGTCCTGGACGGCAAGGGCGATACTTTCTCGCTCGAATATCCCTGTGATTCACCCTTGGAATCCCGATGGCTTTTGATGAAGGCGGTGCCCTTCAGGAATCCGGGTGGAGGTGTCGTGATCTCCATCACGGATATCAGCGGACGAAAAGCTGCCGAGTTGGAGGCCCAGTTGCGCAGGGAAGAGCTTGCCCACATCACACGGATCGTCACGGTGGGGGAGCTGGCCACGTCGCTGGCCCATGAAATCAACCAGCCTCTGACGGCTATCCTTTGCAACGCCGAAGCCGCGCAACGGTTCCTCTCCAGGGGTACTCCGGACCTGGACGAGATCCAAAAGATCCTTGATGACATCATCCAGGATGACAGGAGGGCCGGCGAGGTGATCCGGAGGATGCGGGCTCTTGTCAAGAAAGAGACTCCTCGCCGCGAAACGGTGGACCTGAACGATACTGTTCGCGAATCCATAGCGCTCGTTCGCAGCGCATCTTCTCTTGAAGGGTTTTCCCTCACGACTGAGCTGGATTCCGAACTGTCTACCGTGGAAGGTGATCGCGTGCAGTTGCAACAGGTCATTTTGAACTTGATGCTGAATGCGACCGCCGCCATGAGAGAGACCCCTCCGGCTCTGAGGAAACTGGTCATCAGGACAGCCGGGCAGGGCAGTCGGGCTGTCATGGTTTCCATCAGGGACACGGGCACCGGCATCCACAAGAAGGACATGGACCGCCTGTTCGAGCCTTTTTACACAACGAAAGCGGACGGCCTGGGAATGGGGTTGTCGATCAGCCGGACTATTGTCAGTGCCCACGGCGGGACGATAGGGGCTGAGAACAACCCGGAAGGCGGAGCCACCTTTTATTTTACCCTGCCGGTGGACCGGGGAGAGCAGCCGTGA
- a CDS encoding patatin-like phospholipase family protein: MHWSFWDTLPVGDTFPKELRRLPACIFLVVLLFAAAGCAHYPINRGLMQYDPQAGYQARNLNDAEDDKEVLILLTFSGGGTRAAAFSYGVLETLRDMEVSIHGRKQRLLDQVDMISGVSGGSFTAAYYGLFRERIFEDFESKFLKKNIQGDLAKATLFNPFNWGKLASPYYDRSDLAAEYYDKHIFDGGTFGDMLAHKKPMIAINATDMVHGTRFTFNQDSFDVICSDLTTFPVARACAASSAVPIVLTPITLRNYAGKCGYDMPEALEQAMQPPRDISSRRFDLANSMLPFLDSKKKPFIHLVDGGVADNLGLRAVLERVTLMGDPWTTLKYANVENVHKIVFVVVNAETEIDDKWDRREKIPPFSAMLESYSSIAIARYNVETVALLRESFARWSDEIRKGRCGSGKVSVEPGSCGDIEFYLVEVNFEALDDEAERNYFKKLPTSFVLKPEEVDKLKDAARRILANSREFQQLMKDLQ, encoded by the coding sequence ATGCACTGGTCGTTTTGGGATACCTTGCCGGTCGGAGATACTTTTCCGAAAGAACTCAGACGTCTTCCAGCCTGTATCTTCTTGGTGGTTTTGCTTTTTGCCGCGGCCGGCTGCGCCCATTACCCCATAAACAGGGGATTGATGCAGTACGATCCCCAGGCGGGTTATCAGGCCAGAAACCTCAATGATGCTGAAGATGATAAGGAAGTGTTGATCTTACTCACCTTCTCCGGCGGGGGGACCCGGGCTGCCGCTTTTTCCTATGGTGTGCTTGAAACGCTGAGAGATATGGAGGTATCCATCCACGGTCGGAAGCAGCGTCTGCTGGATCAGGTGGACATGATTTCCGGTGTATCCGGGGGGAGCTTCACGGCAGCGTATTACGGTCTGTTCCGGGAGCGTATTTTTGAGGATTTCGAGAGTAAGTTCCTGAAAAAGAACATCCAGGGCGATCTCGCGAAGGCCACACTCTTCAATCCCTTCAATTGGGGAAAGCTCGCATCCCCGTATTATGACAGGAGTGATCTCGCCGCGGAATATTACGACAAGCACATCTTCGACGGCGGAACCTTCGGCGACATGCTCGCTCACAAGAAACCCATGATCGCCATCAACGCCACGGACATGGTTCATGGAACCCGGTTTACCTTCAACCAGGATTCATTCGATGTGATCTGCTCGGACTTGACCACTTTTCCGGTTGCCCGTGCATGTGCGGCGTCTTCAGCGGTGCCCATTGTCCTGACGCCGATTACCTTGCGCAACTATGCCGGCAAGTGTGGCTACGACATGCCCGAAGCCCTCGAACAGGCCATGCAGCCCCCCAGGGACATTTCCTCACGTCGTTTCGACCTTGCAAACAGCATGTTGCCTTTCCTGGATTCAAAAAAGAAACCCTTTATCCATCTGGTGGATGGAGGAGTTGCCGACAACCTGGGTCTTCGGGCCGTTCTGGAGCGGGTCACGCTGATGGGTGACCCCTGGACCACATTGAAATATGCCAACGTGGAAAACGTGCACAAGATCGTTTTCGTGGTCGTGAATGCCGAGACCGAAATCGATGATAAGTGGGATCGACGTGAAAAGATTCCTCCCTTCAGTGCCATGCTCGAATCGTACTCTTCTATAGCCATTGCCCGCTATAATGTGGAGACGGTGGCGCTTCTGAGGGAAAGCTTCGCCCGCTGGAGCGACGAGATTCGAAAGGGGCGCTGCGGGTCTGGGAAGGTCTCCGTGGAACCGGGCTCCTGCGGTGATATCGAATTTTACCTTGTGGAGGTGAATTTCGAAGCTTTGGACGATGAGGCCGAACGCAACTACTTCAAGAAGCTTCCCACCTCTTTCGTGTTGAAGCCTGAAGAAGTGGACAAACTTAAGGATGCTGCCCGTCGCATCCTCGCCAATTCCAGGGAATTCCAACAGCTGATGAAAGATTTGCAGTAA
- a CDS encoding DUF1614 domain-containing protein, whose protein sequence is MFYPPFLLFFLFIFLFLLFMAFAIVQFGLFALAFTRLGIPPEYLFSLLFLSIMGSMVNIPIRKIRIEEEPEEWPVISFYGMRFRPPRWRNRHEMILAVNVGGAVIPSCLSIYLLTHAENPFRMILALGVVTFIVYRLARPIPGVGIATPMFIPPIAAALTAMIINGEWAAPTAYVAGTLGTLIGADLLHLDDLKHLKAPVASIGGAGTFDGIFLTGILAVLLSMS, encoded by the coding sequence ATGTTCTATCCCCCATTTCTTTTATTTTTTCTTTTCATCTTCCTTTTTCTTCTGTTCATGGCATTTGCCATCGTGCAGTTCGGCCTTTTCGCGTTGGCCTTCACCCGCTTGGGAATTCCTCCGGAATATCTGTTTTCCCTGCTTTTCCTCTCCATTATGGGGAGTATGGTCAATATCCCCATCCGGAAAATCCGGATTGAAGAGGAACCGGAAGAGTGGCCGGTGATCTCGTTTTATGGAATGCGCTTTCGTCCTCCACGCTGGCGCAACCGACACGAGATGATTCTTGCTGTGAATGTGGGTGGGGCCGTCATTCCTTCATGTCTTTCGATCTATCTTTTGACCCACGCGGAAAACCCCTTTCGAATGATCCTGGCCCTGGGTGTTGTTACTTTCATAGTGTACCGGCTGGCTCGGCCCATTCCGGGGGTCGGAATTGCCACTCCCATGTTCATCCCGCCGATCGCCGCAGCCCTCACCGCCATGATCATCAACGGAGAATGGGCCGCCCCCACGGCCTATGTGGCGGGGACGCTGGGCACCCTCATTGGTGCGGATTTGCTCCATCTGGATGACTTGAAGCATCTCAAAGCGCCCGTCGCCTCTATAGGAGGAGCTGGCACCTTTGACGGTATTTTCCTCACCGGGATACTCGCCGTCCTATTGTCCATGTCATGA